In Bythopirellula goksoeyrii, a single window of DNA contains:
- a CDS encoding ABC transporter ATP-binding protein produces MSQDKAIEFKDVSFRTTKVEILRDVNWSINRGAMAVILGPNGCGKTTLLRLITGYLWPSEGSVATLGCELGSVDVHSLRRRLGIVDPSAVALLDANMTALDVVLTGFFGTLTIYFDRPTRTQVEIARKAMHEVGLFEKDNQNFQTLSTGEQRRILLARAMVGRPEMLILDEACAGLDLLSRETLLATVWKMHSARPDMTLLVVTHHIEEVLPTATDVLLMREGKIVGSGSPNELLTNEPVSKAFGCAVEVSRIGERWTWSVTPEIWEGLLSGGKAT; encoded by the coding sequence ATGAGTCAAGATAAGGCGATCGAATTCAAGGACGTGTCGTTCCGCACGACGAAAGTAGAAATACTGCGCGATGTGAACTGGAGCATTAATCGCGGAGCGATGGCAGTGATTCTCGGGCCCAATGGCTGTGGAAAGACGACGCTGCTCAGGCTCATTACCGGATACCTGTGGCCCTCTGAAGGAAGTGTGGCCACGCTCGGCTGTGAACTCGGAAGCGTCGACGTTCATTCGCTAAGAAGACGGCTGGGAATTGTCGATCCGAGTGCCGTGGCGCTCTTAGATGCTAACATGACTGCCTTGGATGTTGTGCTGACAGGGTTTTTTGGAACCTTGACGATTTACTTTGATAGGCCTACTAGGACGCAAGTTGAGATCGCACGAAAAGCGATGCATGAGGTGGGGTTGTTTGAGAAAGACAACCAAAACTTCCAAACCCTCTCGACGGGCGAACAGCGACGAATCTTGCTCGCCCGGGCGATGGTTGGCCGCCCAGAGATGTTGATCCTGGACGAAGCGTGTGCTGGGTTGGATCTACTCTCGCGAGAAACCTTGCTCGCCACCGTGTGGAAAATGCACTCGGCGAGACCCGACATGACCTTGCTAGTGGTCACTCACCATATCGAGGAAGTGCTTCCTACTGCAACCGATGTGCTACTGATGCGCGAAGGCAAGATTGTCGGGAGTGGAAGTCCCAACGAGCTGCTCACCAATGAACCTGTGAGCAAGGCGTTTGGTTGTGCGGTCGAAGTTTCTCGAATTGGAGAGCGTTGGACCTGGTCGGTTACGCCGGAGATATGGGAAGGGCTACTATCGGGTGGAAAAGCTACGTGA
- a CDS encoding GNAT family N-acetyltransferase: MDQPVGFSIADWTPPPHPSHEVLEGRFCRLEPLNIDRHAEELHTANALDVEGHSWTYLPYGPFTSLADYRTWLADCCLSTDPQFYSIVHHASGQAAGVASYLRIFPSSGSIEVGHIHYSNSLMKTIAGTEAMVLMMMKAFELGYRRYEWKCDALNLGSRAAAERLGLSFEGVFRQAAVYKGRNRDTAWYAATDRDWPALKCAFEEWLDPANFDSAGRQRMSLSQLTRPLLFRSDFDRRV; the protein is encoded by the coding sequence ATGGATCAACCTGTCGGATTCTCAATCGCTGATTGGACGCCCCCTCCGCATCCGTCACATGAAGTGCTCGAAGGCAGATTCTGTCGACTGGAACCGCTCAATATTGATCGCCATGCCGAGGAACTTCACACGGCTAATGCGCTCGATGTGGAGGGGCACAGTTGGACCTATTTGCCGTATGGTCCTTTTACTTCATTGGCCGATTATCGAACGTGGCTCGCAGACTGTTGCCTGTCAACGGATCCTCAGTTTTACTCGATCGTTCATCATGCTTCCGGACAAGCTGCAGGAGTGGCGAGCTATCTGCGAATCTTTCCCAGCAGTGGATCGATCGAAGTCGGTCACATTCATTACTCGAACTCATTAATGAAAACAATTGCCGGCACCGAGGCAATGGTTTTGATGATGATGAAGGCATTCGAACTCGGCTATCGGCGATACGAATGGAAATGCGATGCGCTCAACTTAGGTTCTCGCGCTGCTGCCGAGCGCCTTGGGTTATCTTTTGAAGGCGTATTCCGCCAAGCAGCGGTCTACAAAGGAAGGAATCGCGACACCGCTTGGTATGCTGCTACGGATCGGGATTGGCCAGCGCTGAAGTGTGCATTTGAAGAATGGCTCGATCCTGCAAATTTCGACAGTGCTGGCCGTCAACGAATGAGTCTCTCACAGTTGACACGTCCTCTACTCTTTCGCAGCGACTTTGATCGGAGAGTTTAA
- a CDS encoding outer membrane protein assembly factor BamB family protein, producing MKGSISLAAVLLFTNVGLAAEQALVWPQFRGPNGSGIADEQKPPIDIGPEKNVKWKVDVPSGLSSPIVAGDKLILTAFEDDKLYTIAFSRADGSEAWRAEAPAKEIEPYYKEAGSPAASTCATDGERIVSYFGSCGLFCYNLAGKELWRYEMPAATVAGNFGSGVSPILSDGKVILVRDEMSDAKIIALDAESGDLLWEKPRKSAASYCSPVVWDTPQGKQVAAAGHGRMVGYDMKSGTEKWFVVGLPSGCCPSPVTAEGKLFFAGWSPGGPDDKEFQMPPFDGLLAHMDKDENGSLSREEVENTEMASFFDVQDENNDNKITRDEWDAMLKFMAEGKNIAFALKPGGTGDVTKSEMIWEANKGLPYIPSAIVYREQYVMIKDGGIVTAYDAESGDQLYMKRAAASGTYYASPVAANGNIYITSLDEGIVTVLKAGTESPEVVVENPALGEKVSATPAIADDTLYIRTAEHLYAFAEDE from the coding sequence ATGAAGGGTTCAATCTCGCTGGCAGCTGTTCTGTTGTTCACGAATGTCGGCTTGGCAGCCGAGCAAGCACTTGTATGGCCTCAATTTCGTGGGCCGAATGGTTCGGGCATCGCCGACGAGCAAAAACCGCCCATCGATATCGGGCCCGAGAAAAATGTGAAGTGGAAGGTCGACGTGCCAAGCGGGCTTTCGTCTCCCATAGTCGCGGGTGACAAGCTCATTTTGACTGCCTTTGAAGATGACAAGCTCTACACAATCGCCTTCAGTCGCGCGGACGGCAGCGAAGCTTGGCGTGCCGAAGCGCCAGCGAAAGAAATTGAACCGTATTACAAGGAAGCAGGCAGCCCGGCCGCTTCCACCTGCGCGACCGACGGCGAGCGGATCGTCTCCTACTTCGGTTCCTGTGGGTTGTTTTGCTATAATCTGGCGGGTAAAGAACTCTGGAGATATGAAATGCCGGCGGCGACGGTCGCTGGAAATTTTGGCAGCGGCGTGTCGCCCATTCTCTCTGACGGCAAAGTGATCCTCGTTCGTGATGAAATGAGCGATGCAAAGATCATCGCACTCGACGCCGAATCAGGAGACCTCCTCTGGGAGAAACCAAGGAAATCAGCTGCCTCGTACTGCTCGCCTGTCGTCTGGGACACTCCCCAGGGAAAACAGGTCGCGGCAGCTGGCCATGGGCGGATGGTCGGCTACGACATGAAGTCCGGCACCGAAAAATGGTTCGTGGTCGGCCTCCCCTCGGGATGCTGCCCTTCGCCGGTGACGGCCGAAGGAAAGTTGTTCTTTGCCGGTTGGTCGCCGGGTGGACCGGACGACAAGGAATTCCAGATGCCTCCCTTCGATGGCTTGTTAGCGCATATGGATAAGGACGAGAACGGATCCCTTTCGCGAGAAGAGGTTGAGAACACGGAGATGGCAAGTTTCTTCGACGTGCAGGATGAAAACAATGACAACAAGATCACTCGAGACGAGTGGGACGCGATGCTCAAGTTCATGGCCGAGGGAAAGAACATCGCCTTCGCACTCAAGCCTGGGGGAACTGGAGATGTGACGAAATCTGAAATGATTTGGGAAGCCAACAAAGGCCTGCCTTACATTCCATCGGCCATCGTCTACCGTGAGCAGTATGTCATGATCAAAGATGGCGGAATCGTCACCGCCTATGATGCTGAGTCTGGCGACCAGCTTTACATGAAACGTGCTGCCGCATCGGGGACTTATTATGCTTCGCCGGTTGCCGCTAATGGGAACATCTATATTACTTCTCTCGACGAAGGGATCGTAACTGTCCTGAAAGCTGGCACTGAGAGTCCAGAGGTGGTCGTCGAAAATCCTGCCCTCGGTGAGAAGGTCTCGGCCACCCCCGCGATCGCGGATGACACACTCTACATTCGAACTGCGGAGCACTTGTATGCATTTGCGGAAGACGAGTAA